One Opitutia bacterium DNA segment encodes these proteins:
- a CDS encoding NUDIX hydrolase produces MSSTEKPQRWKKLGARSVAHTRIFDVESVDFHHPAHPAPRDFFLINAPDWVNVVALTPQHEIVLVRQFRFGTNDISLEIPGGVIERGEAPIAAAVRELAEETGYVGENVRLLGSVHPNPAMQTNRCHLVLVENARRTSELAWDPNEEFEILAVPVEEVYARAYSGEITHSLVLDGLLLFRPHWERLRGK; encoded by the coding sequence ATGAGCTCAACGGAAAAGCCGCAGCGCTGGAAAAAACTCGGAGCGCGCTCGGTCGCGCACACGCGCATCTTCGATGTGGAGAGCGTGGACTTCCATCACCCGGCGCATCCAGCGCCGCGCGATTTCTTCCTGATCAACGCACCGGATTGGGTGAACGTCGTCGCGCTCACGCCGCAGCACGAGATCGTGCTCGTGCGGCAATTCCGCTTCGGCACGAACGACATCTCGCTCGAAATTCCCGGCGGCGTGATCGAGCGCGGCGAAGCGCCGATCGCGGCCGCGGTGCGCGAGCTCGCGGAGGAAACGGGCTACGTCGGCGAGAACGTGCGCCTGCTCGGCTCGGTGCATCCGAATCCCGCGATGCAGACCAATCGCTGTCATCTCGTGTTGGTCGAAAACGCGCGCCGCACGAGCGAGCTCGCGTGGGATCCGAACGAGGAATTCGAGATTCTCGCGGTGCCAGTGGAGGAGGTCTATGCGCGCGCGTATAGCGGCGAGATCACGCACTCGCTCGTGCTGGACGGGTTGCTGCTGTTTCGCCCGCATTGGGAGAGGTTGCGCGGGAAGTGA
- a CDS encoding PEP-CTERM sorting domain-containing protein — translation MSPVSFLRRALALCAACLAISSSAQISLSGTSYTEDFNSLSSGLPSGWSVYTSATSSSYGTSAAFTSAATAWNSATAGTFFRNIASNDIASNASTSTQSSDLNRALGWKPLTAASRDGGIVFELANTSGYGNFSLSVDLFTGNNAGTTNQTYTLEYRIGSSGSFTSLGAYSSTTPLGSITLTVDSTTLSSINNQSSSVAFRFRNASGASDSTYDTLGIDNFSLNYSAIPEPSTYVAIAGVFALAGVAWKRRKQRGAAPLL, via the coding sequence ATGTCCCCCGTTTCGTTTCTCCGCCGCGCCCTAGCACTATGCGCCGCCTGTCTGGCGATTTCGTCCAGTGCGCAGATTTCCCTCAGTGGAACCAGCTATACAGAAGACTTCAATTCGCTGAGTTCGGGCCTGCCAAGCGGATGGTCGGTTTATACGAGCGCGACCAGTTCAAGCTACGGCACATCTGCCGCTTTCACGTCTGCCGCCACCGCTTGGAATAGCGCGACCGCTGGAACTTTTTTCCGAAATATTGCGAGCAATGATATCGCGTCAAACGCGAGCACATCTACACAATCATCAGATCTGAATCGAGCGTTAGGTTGGAAACCCCTGACTGCAGCGTCTCGCGATGGCGGTATTGTCTTCGAGCTAGCGAATACCAGCGGCTACGGAAATTTTAGCCTGAGCGTCGACCTGTTCACGGGAAACAATGCAGGAACAACAAACCAAACTTATACGCTCGAATACCGAATTGGCAGCAGTGGTTCGTTCACGTCGCTGGGGGCATACTCCTCCACCACTCCGCTCGGATCAATTACTCTAACGGTCGATTCTACGACGCTAAGTTCGATCAACAATCAATCCAGCAGCGTTGCCTTCAGATTCCGCAATGCCAGCGGCGCGTCGGACTCCACTTACGACACCTTAGGCATCGACAATTTTTCACTCAATTATTCCGCTATCCCGGAACCGTCCACCTATGTGGCCATTGCAGGCGTATTCGCGCTAGCCGGTGTAGCTTGGAAACGTCGCAAGCAACGCGGCGCTGCCCCGCTGCTCTGA
- a CDS encoding tetratricopeptide repeat protein has translation MSNVPSATPPHDPANPPPPAGADAFAADVQTFWEKNRSFIFILVAAVLLGLIGREGWQWFQASREQGVQEEYVKAGDNVGTLAKFAAANKGHALAGVALLRVADDNYAKNDFKSAAANYTQATETLENDALKSRAKLGAAMSQIAAGDRTAGETALKAVSADTKAVAATRAEAAYHLAVLLKDAGRVDDAKKAIEEVKKIDAAGLWAQRSFALSAQLEAAQPSAPATTGAPTVEFKPKG, from the coding sequence ATGAGCAACGTCCCTTCCGCCACTCCCCCGCATGACCCGGCCAACCCGCCGCCGCCCGCCGGTGCCGACGCTTTTGCCGCCGACGTGCAGACCTTCTGGGAGAAAAATCGCTCGTTCATCTTCATCCTCGTCGCCGCCGTGCTCCTCGGCCTCATCGGCCGCGAAGGCTGGCAATGGTTCCAAGCCTCGCGCGAACAGGGCGTGCAGGAGGAATACGTCAAGGCCGGCGACAACGTCGGCACGCTCGCGAAGTTCGCCGCCGCCAACAAGGGCCATGCGCTCGCCGGCGTCGCGCTGCTGCGCGTCGCGGACGACAACTACGCCAAGAACGATTTCAAGTCCGCCGCCGCCAACTACACCCAGGCGACCGAGACGCTCGAGAACGACGCGTTGAAGTCGCGCGCCAAGCTCGGCGCTGCCATGAGCCAGATCGCCGCCGGCGATCGCACCGCCGGCGAAACGGCGCTCAAGGCCGTCAGCGCGGACACCAAGGCCGTCGCCGCGACCCGTGCCGAGGCCGCTTATCACCTCGCCGTGCTGTTGAAGGACGCGGGCCGCGTCGACGATGCCAAGAAGGCCATCGAAGAAGTGAAGAAGATCGACGCCGCCGGCCTCTGGGCACAGCGCTCCTTCGCGCTCAGCGCGCAGCTGGAAGCCGCCCAACCCTCGGCCCCGGCCACGACCGGCGCTCCGACGGTGGAGTTCAAGCCGAAGGGCTGA
- a CDS encoding CoF synthetase has protein sequence MSTPAFANSTDSLGEVDDCRLPATLENEIRAIYARSPLYTQRFPLHGAPLQWSCYREIPVLTKQEIVQRGHTAFFADYREIERGFAQKKFEYEHTSGTTSGPMTVVMEDGWWNAQTRRAYLAHPVLAQYVDRPYRKCVLAPVGCSSNLCPYEDHPFPHRYFDGTVYLNLSSDPFAFPEGEWERIVRELQAVQPEVIEGEPVYLSLLARALKRRHIAVPSVKTVILTYGKASLQHSRRVAEAFPGAAQVDLYGSTEAGYLFVGDAFRDNLRVVEANCFIELVPWRAESDPDAFQIYVTTRDRVAMPLLRYHTGDIVRRTPTGYRILGREKDLHTRGDGVVVSAFEIDQVMPAEFQCWHWSLVQVSEQRWELQYVADLIAPDGFAEKIAAVLGDGARVTLFRRKFIQPAASGKFALLKPLAR, from the coding sequence GTGTCCACGCCTGCGTTCGCCAACTCGACCGACTCGCTCGGCGAGGTGGACGACTGTCGCCTGCCGGCGACGCTCGAAAACGAGATCCGCGCCATCTACGCGCGCAGCCCGCTCTACACGCAACGCTTCCCGCTGCATGGCGCGCCGCTGCAGTGGTCGTGCTACCGCGAGATTCCCGTGCTGACGAAGCAGGAGATCGTGCAGCGCGGGCACACGGCGTTCTTCGCGGACTACCGAGAAATCGAGCGGGGATTCGCGCAGAAAAAATTCGAATACGAGCACACCTCCGGCACGACGAGCGGCCCGATGACGGTCGTGATGGAGGACGGCTGGTGGAACGCCCAGACGCGGCGCGCCTACCTCGCGCATCCGGTGCTGGCGCAGTATGTCGATCGGCCGTATCGTAAGTGCGTCCTCGCGCCGGTCGGGTGCTCGAGCAATCTCTGCCCTTACGAGGATCATCCGTTTCCGCATCGGTATTTCGACGGCACGGTCTACCTGAATCTCTCGAGTGATCCGTTCGCATTTCCCGAGGGCGAGTGGGAGCGCATCGTGCGCGAGTTGCAGGCGGTGCAGCCGGAGGTGATCGAGGGCGAGCCGGTTTATCTCTCGTTGCTCGCGCGCGCGTTGAAGCGCCGGCATATCGCGGTGCCGAGCGTGAAAACGGTCATCCTCACCTACGGCAAGGCGAGCCTGCAGCACAGCCGGCGGGTCGCGGAAGCGTTCCCGGGCGCGGCGCAGGTCGATCTCTACGGGTCGACGGAGGCGGGTTATCTTTTCGTTGGTGACGCGTTTCGCGACAACCTGCGCGTGGTCGAGGCGAACTGCTTCATCGAACTCGTGCCGTGGCGCGCGGAGTCGGATCCGGACGCGTTCCAGATCTACGTGACGACGCGCGATCGCGTGGCGATGCCGCTGCTGCGCTATCACACGGGAGACATCGTGCGGCGCACGCCGACGGGTTATCGCATTCTCGGGCGCGAAAAGGATCTGCACACGCGCGGCGATGGCGTGGTGGTGTCGGCCTTCGAGATCGATCAGGTGATGCCGGCGGAGTTCCAGTGCTGGCACTGGAGCCTGGTGCAGGTTTCGGAGCAGCGGTGGGAATTGCAGTATGTGGCCGACTTGATCGCGCCGGACGGTTTCGCGGAAAAGATCGCGGCGGTGCTGGGCGACGGGGCGCGCGTGACGCTGTTCCGCCGCAAATTCATCCAGCCGGCGGCAAGCGGAAAGTTCGCGTTGCTAAAGCCGCTCGCGCGGTGA
- the carB gene encoding carbamoyl-phosphate synthase large subunit gives MPKRTDLESILIIGAGPIIIGQACEFDYSGTQACKALKEEGYKVILVNSNPATIMTDPEFADVTYIEPLSVEIVEKIIAKERPSALLPTLGGQTALNLSMQLHKAGILEKYGVEMIGAKPPAIEKGEDRQLFKEAMLKIGLDCAKSRTVKTLEDARKAADEIGMFPLIIRPSFTLGGTGGGVAYNREEFEQIVTGGLEASPTHEVLVEECLLGWKEYEMEVMRDHKDQCVVICSIENFDPMGVHTGDSITVAPALTLTDKEYQVMRDASFAVIREIGVETGGSNIQFSVDPATGRMVVIEMNPRVSRSSALASKATGFPIAKIAAKLAVGYTLDELRNDITRLTPASFEPTIDYVVTKIPRFTFEKFPGANTTLTSAMKSVGEAMAIGRTFKESFQKCLRSLETGARGWGGGGKYGGEGPLGATGHDDLPDDATLRQKLGTPNAERVYFIRWAFMSGMSVDEIFDLTKIDPWFLHQLRELHEMELHLKTLTLATLDARTLKRAKQFGFSDAQLAHLLKVDFDTMRAARKKAGVNTTYRLVDTCAAEFEAFTPYYYSSYGDENEILPSKKKKIMIIGGGPNRIGQGIEFDYCCVHASFALREAGFETVMVNSNPETVSTDYDTSDRLYFEPLTLEDVLEIYEQEGCVGAIAQFGGQTPLNLASALKARGVNVIGTSPESIDTAEDRKLFAAVLDQLQLKSPANRIAMSEPEAIACAGELGYPVLVRPSFVLGGRGMFILYSETELRDVAHQVFAVMPGKPVLIDKFLEDAIELDVDCISDGETTLVGGMLEHIEYAGVHSGDAAMVMPPHTLGKDMLATVRSATYALAKALKVVGLMNVQFAIKDNQLYVLEVNPRASRTVPFVAKAIGVPLAKLAAKVMAGAKLKDLGFTQEIQPKHWCVKESVFPFNRFPGAAIMLSPEMRSTGEVMGMDDDLGIAYAKTQMAAKPSLPMKGKVFISVKDTDKPHVVELAKGFIELGFTVCSTTNTAKLLQSHGLAVQPVFKLAEGRPNCVDMIKNGGIQFVVNTPRGMIPRHDENAIRAAAFANNVAMSTTLTGARAALNGIRAMKNLQVGVRPIQEYRHNTQPMA, from the coding sequence ATGCCCAAACGCACCGACCTTGAATCCATCCTGATCATCGGCGCCGGCCCCATTATCATCGGCCAGGCCTGCGAATTCGACTATTCCGGCACCCAAGCGTGCAAGGCGCTCAAGGAGGAGGGCTACAAGGTCATTCTCGTGAACTCCAATCCGGCTACGATCATGACCGATCCGGAGTTCGCCGACGTCACCTACATCGAGCCGTTGAGCGTTGAGATCGTCGAAAAGATCATCGCCAAGGAGCGCCCGTCCGCGTTGCTGCCGACGCTCGGCGGCCAGACCGCGCTCAATCTCTCGATGCAGCTCCACAAGGCCGGCATCCTCGAGAAATACGGCGTCGAGATGATCGGCGCGAAGCCGCCCGCGATCGAGAAGGGTGAGGACCGCCAGCTTTTCAAGGAGGCCATGCTCAAGATCGGCCTCGATTGCGCGAAGTCGCGCACGGTGAAAACCCTCGAGGACGCCCGCAAGGCCGCCGACGAGATCGGCATGTTCCCGCTCATCATCCGCCCGTCGTTCACGCTCGGCGGCACCGGCGGCGGCGTCGCTTACAACCGCGAGGAGTTCGAACAGATCGTCACCGGCGGCCTCGAAGCCTCGCCGACGCATGAAGTTCTCGTCGAGGAATGCCTCCTCGGTTGGAAGGAATACGAGATGGAGGTCATGCGCGACCACAAGGACCAGTGCGTCGTCATCTGCTCCATCGAGAACTTCGACCCAATGGGCGTGCACACCGGCGACTCGATCACCGTCGCGCCCGCGCTCACGCTCACGGACAAGGAATACCAGGTGATGCGCGACGCCTCCTTCGCCGTCATCCGCGAGATCGGCGTCGAGACCGGCGGCTCGAACATCCAGTTCTCCGTCGACCCGGCCACCGGCCGCATGGTCGTCATCGAGATGAATCCGCGCGTGTCGCGCTCGTCCGCGCTCGCGTCGAAAGCCACCGGCTTCCCCATCGCGAAAATCGCTGCGAAGCTCGCCGTCGGCTACACGCTCGACGAGCTGCGCAACGACATCACGCGCCTCACGCCCGCCAGCTTCGAGCCGACGATCGACTACGTCGTCACGAAGATCCCGCGCTTCACCTTCGAGAAATTCCCCGGCGCCAACACCACGCTCACCTCCGCGATGAAGTCGGTCGGCGAGGCGATGGCCATCGGCCGCACGTTCAAGGAATCGTTCCAGAAGTGCCTCCGCTCGCTCGAGACCGGCGCGCGCGGCTGGGGCGGCGGCGGCAAATACGGCGGTGAGGGCCCTCTGGGCGCCACCGGCCACGACGATCTGCCCGACGACGCCACGCTGCGCCAGAAGCTCGGCACGCCGAACGCCGAGCGCGTCTACTTCATCCGCTGGGCGTTCATGTCCGGCATGTCGGTCGACGAGATTTTCGATCTCACGAAAATCGATCCGTGGTTCCTGCACCAGCTGCGTGAACTCCACGAGATGGAGCTGCACCTCAAGACGCTCACGCTCGCCACGCTCGATGCGCGCACGCTGAAACGCGCGAAGCAGTTCGGCTTCTCCGACGCGCAGCTCGCGCACCTGCTGAAGGTCGATTTCGACACCATGCGCGCCGCGCGCAAAAAGGCCGGCGTCAACACGACCTACCGCCTCGTCGACACCTGCGCCGCCGAGTTCGAGGCCTTCACGCCCTACTACTACTCGAGCTACGGCGACGAGAACGAGATCCTGCCTTCGAAGAAAAAGAAGATCATGATCATCGGCGGCGGCCCGAACCGCATCGGCCAGGGCATCGAGTTCGACTACTGCTGCGTGCACGCGTCGTTCGCGCTGCGCGAGGCGGGCTTCGAGACGGTGATGGTGAACTCGAATCCCGAGACAGTTTCGACCGACTACGACACCTCCGACCGCCTCTACTTCGAACCGCTCACCCTCGAGGACGTGCTCGAGATCTACGAGCAGGAAGGCTGCGTCGGCGCCATCGCGCAGTTCGGCGGCCAGACCCCGCTCAATCTCGCCAGCGCCCTGAAGGCGCGCGGCGTGAACGTCATCGGCACATCGCCGGAAAGCATCGATACCGCCGAGGACCGCAAGCTCTTCGCCGCCGTCCTCGACCAGCTCCAACTCAAGTCGCCCGCCAACCGCATCGCCATGTCGGAGCCCGAGGCGATCGCGTGCGCGGGCGAGCTCGGTTACCCGGTGCTCGTGCGTCCGTCGTTCGTGCTCGGCGGCCGCGGCATGTTCATTCTCTACAGCGAGACCGAACTGCGCGACGTCGCGCACCAAGTCTTCGCGGTCATGCCGGGCAAGCCGGTGCTCATCGACAAATTCCTCGAAGACGCGATCGAACTCGACGTCGACTGCATCAGCGACGGCGAGACGACGCTCGTCGGCGGCATGCTCGAACACATCGAATATGCCGGCGTGCACTCGGGCGACGCCGCGATGGTGATGCCGCCGCACACGCTCGGCAAAGACATGCTCGCGACCGTCCGCTCCGCCACCTACGCGCTCGCGAAAGCGCTGAAGGTCGTCGGCCTGATGAACGTCCAGTTCGCGATCAAGGACAACCAGCTCTACGTCCTCGAAGTGAACCCCCGCGCGTCGCGCACCGTGCCGTTCGTGGCCAAGGCCATCGGCGTGCCGCTCGCGAAACTCGCCGCCAAGGTCATGGCCGGCGCCAAGCTGAAGGACCTCGGCTTCACGCAGGAAATCCAGCCGAAGCACTGGTGCGTGAAGGAGTCCGTGTTCCCCTTCAACCGCTTCCCCGGCGCCGCCATCATGCTCAGCCCCGAGATGCGTTCGACGGGCGAAGTCATGGGCATGGACGACGATCTCGGCATCGCCTACGCGAAGACCCAGATGGCCGCCAAGCCGTCGCTGCCGATGAAGGGCAAGGTTTTCATCAGCGTCAAAGACACGGACAAGCCGCACGTCGTGGAACTCGCGAAGGGTTTCATCGAACTCGGTTTCACCGTCTGCTCGACGACGAACACCGCCAAGCTCCTCCAATCGCACGGCCTCGCGGTGCAGCCCGTCTTCAAGCTCGCGGAAGGCCGCCCGAACTGCGTCGACATGATCAAGAACGGCGGGATCCAGTTCGTCGTGAACACCCCGCGCGGCATGATCCCGCGCCACGACGAGAACGCGATTCGCGCCGCCGCCTTCGCCAACAATGTCGCGATGTCGACGACGCTCACCGGTGCCCGCGCCGCGCTGAACGGCATCCGCGCGATGAAGAATCTCCAAGTCGGCGTCCGACCGATCCAGGAATACCGCCACAACACGCAGCCGATGGCGTAG
- a CDS encoding PEP-CTERM sorting domain-containing protein, which translates to MKRHRQISLLIPVWLGLLAATASAQTAITAITTTSSDLANTNTNGVTFENSTLAVSTFTSATGNTYTFSGTGVAAYARRNGVNANQSSVWYMQGSPTTEFRAPYSSNYSSLLLGNNLYRGSDNTFANGSGAQDGNIERLDFVLSTSGTAATTDMAFAIFDRGAINVHDQVKIALITGWDSVNNKPTAYAGNLISITSANYGTANVVGNGTYNLFRYGNGDNLGSPSYWNSNSETGTQGIGGVVVTLADLGIAAGTTIYGYSLFGNDVTNGGNMSNLVDWSNAAYYPTSTSNATGTGGIDLAAVNGVMFRRYPEPSTYGAILLGAGFAIFGLRRWRSTHGKTAAH; encoded by the coding sequence GTGAAGCGCCACCGCCAGATTTCCCTCCTCATCCCGGTGTGGCTGGGCCTGCTCGCCGCCACCGCGTCGGCGCAGACGGCGATCACCGCGATTACGACCACGTCGTCGGACCTGGCGAACACCAACACCAACGGCGTCACGTTCGAGAACTCGACGCTCGCGGTGAGCACCTTCACCTCCGCTACAGGCAACACCTACACGTTTTCCGGCACCGGCGTCGCCGCCTATGCCCGTCGCAACGGCGTCAACGCCAACCAGTCGTCCGTCTGGTATATGCAGGGCTCGCCAACCACTGAGTTCCGCGCGCCCTACTCGAGCAACTACTCGTCACTTCTCCTCGGCAACAATCTCTATCGCGGCTCCGACAACACCTTCGCCAACGGCTCCGGCGCGCAAGACGGCAACATCGAGCGGCTCGACTTCGTGCTCAGCACGAGCGGCACCGCCGCCACCACAGACATGGCCTTCGCCATCTTCGACCGCGGCGCGATCAACGTTCACGACCAGGTGAAGATCGCGCTCATCACCGGCTGGGATTCCGTGAACAACAAGCCCACCGCCTACGCCGGCAACCTCATCAGCATCACCAGCGCCAACTACGGCACCGCCAACGTCGTCGGCAACGGCACCTACAACCTCTTCCGCTACGGCAACGGCGACAACCTCGGCAGCCCGTCCTACTGGAATTCCAACTCCGAAACCGGCACGCAAGGCATCGGCGGCGTCGTGGTAACCCTCGCCGATCTCGGCATCGCCGCCGGCACCACGATCTACGGCTACTCGCTTTTCGGCAACGACGTCACCAACGGCGGTAACATGTCCAACCTCGTCGATTGGAGTAACGCGGCCTACTACCCCACCTCGACGAGCAACGCCACCGGCACGGGCGGCATCGACCTCGCCGCCGTCAACGGCGTCATGTTCCGCCGCTATCCCGAACCGTCGACCTACGGCGCGATCCTCCTCGGCGCGGGCTTCGCGATTTTTGGCCTCCGCCGCTGGCGCTCTACGCACGGCAAAACCGCCGCGCACTGA
- a CDS encoding LysM peptidoglycan-binding domain-containing protein: MDTLSRDSSSSSSNIVPMIGAFTGVIGLLLAVVALVQLSTVKKTLAAHGDEIAKIATIENEVRSNASKTEADMKNLRDGVQNALNQVGTEIGAIRAQLTKMEEAMKKPAPVVGKGGKAAPTGVKNADGTYTVAKGDGLSAIARKFGTSVDALLAENPGLNPNKMHIGQKIKLPAGK; the protein is encoded by the coding sequence ATGGACACTCTTTCCCGCGACAGCAGCTCCAGCTCCAGCAATATCGTGCCGATGATCGGCGCGTTCACCGGCGTCATCGGCCTCCTCCTGGCCGTGGTGGCTCTGGTTCAACTCTCCACGGTCAAGAAGACCCTGGCCGCGCACGGCGATGAAATCGCCAAGATCGCGACGATCGAGAACGAGGTCCGCTCGAACGCTTCCAAGACCGAGGCCGACATGAAGAATCTGCGCGACGGCGTGCAGAACGCCCTCAACCAGGTCGGCACCGAGATCGGCGCCATCCGCGCCCAGCTGACGAAGATGGAAGAGGCCATGAAGAAACCCGCTCCGGTCGTCGGCAAGGGTGGCAAGGCTGCTCCGACGGGCGTGAAGAACGCCGACGGCACCTACACGGTCGCCAAGGGCGACGGTCTCTCCGCCATCGCGCGCAAGTTCGGCACCAGCGTCGACGCGCTCCTCGCCGAGAATCCCGGCCTGAATCCGAACAAGATGCACATCGGCCAGAAGATTAAGCTGCCGGCCGGCAAGTAA
- the purU gene encoding formyltetrahydrofolate deformylase, which yields MSAENPLTLVALLHGPDQRGLVARASGWIFQRGGNILHADQHRDEDEGIFFQRIEWVPPAGAKPAAEEKAFLAYARDELGMSARVSDSAHRPRLVLFVSKAEHCFHDIVLRWRAGEFPCEIVGVASNHRDLAAAARGYGLKFFHLPVTADTKTEAEARQLALLRRLKADVVVLARYMQVLSADFLAAFAKPVINIHHSFLPAFAGGRPYHQAHERGVKLIGATAHYATAVLDDGPIIHQDVARVTHRHGVEDLIRKGRDLENRVLVFGRKTVVFD from the coding sequence ATGTCCGCCGAAAATCCGCTCACGCTCGTCGCCTTGCTGCACGGTCCCGATCAACGCGGCCTCGTCGCGCGAGCCTCGGGTTGGATATTCCAGCGCGGCGGAAACATTCTCCACGCCGACCAACATCGCGACGAGGACGAGGGCATCTTCTTCCAGCGCATCGAATGGGTGCCTCCGGCCGGGGCGAAGCCCGCTGCCGAGGAAAAGGCGTTTCTCGCCTACGCGCGCGACGAGCTGGGCATGAGCGCCCGCGTCTCCGACTCTGCGCATCGTCCGCGCTTGGTGCTCTTCGTGTCGAAGGCCGAGCATTGCTTTCACGACATCGTGCTCCGCTGGCGCGCGGGCGAATTTCCCTGCGAGATTGTCGGGGTCGCCTCCAACCACCGCGACCTCGCCGCCGCGGCGCGCGGTTACGGGTTGAAGTTCTTCCACCTGCCGGTCACGGCCGATACGAAGACGGAGGCCGAGGCGCGCCAGCTCGCGTTGCTGCGCCGCCTGAAAGCCGACGTCGTCGTGCTCGCGCGCTACATGCAGGTGCTCTCGGCAGACTTTCTCGCGGCGTTCGCGAAGCCGGTGATCAACATCCATCACTCGTTCCTGCCGGCCTTCGCCGGCGGTCGGCCGTATCACCAGGCGCACGAGCGCGGCGTTAAGCTCATCGGCGCCACGGCGCATTACGCGACCGCCGTGCTCGACGACGGGCCGATCATCCATCAGGACGTCGCGCGCGTGACGCACCGCCACGGCGTCGAGGACCTCATCCGCAAGGGCCGCGACCTCGAGAACCGCGTCCTCGTCTTCGGGCGCAAGACGGTCGTCTTCGACTGA